Proteins encoded within one genomic window of Magnetococcales bacterium:
- a CDS encoding argininosuccinate synthase, which produces MAETVKKVVLAYSGGLDTSIILKWLQDTYHCEVVAFAADLGQGEELEEARQKALRFGVKEVFVEDLKETFVADFVFPMYRANALYEGCYHLGTSIARPLIAQKQIEIANAVGADAVSHGATGKGNDQVRFELAYYALRPDIRVIAPWREWDLTSREKLFAYADRHGIPVPRDKRGGTPYSMDRNLLHLSFEGKVLEDPWNEPDEEMFVLSVSPEKAPDKARYLEITFRGGDPVALDGEVMSAATLLTQLNRLGGENGIGRLDLVENRYVGMKSRGVYETPGGTILGVAHRAMESLTLDREVAHLKDELAPRYATLIYNGYWFSPERKLLQTLIDASQSVVNGVVRVKLYKGSVTVVGRKSENSLFDANIATFEDDQGAYNQRDAGGFIKLNALRMRIAAMLGRT; this is translated from the coding sequence ATGGCTGAAACTGTAAAAAAAGTGGTGCTGGCCTATTCCGGCGGACTGGACACCTCCATCATCCTCAAATGGCTGCAGGATACCTATCATTGCGAGGTGGTGGCCTTCGCCGCCGATCTCGGTCAAGGGGAGGAGTTGGAAGAGGCGCGGCAGAAAGCCTTGCGCTTCGGGGTCAAGGAGGTCTTCGTGGAAGATCTCAAGGAGACCTTCGTGGCCGACTTCGTCTTCCCCATGTATCGGGCCAACGCCCTCTACGAAGGGTGTTACCATCTGGGCACCTCCATCGCCCGTCCCCTGATCGCCCAGAAGCAGATTGAAATCGCCAACGCCGTGGGCGCCGACGCCGTCTCCCACGGGGCCACCGGCAAGGGCAACGACCAGGTGCGTTTCGAGCTGGCCTACTACGCCCTGCGGCCCGACATCCGGGTCATCGCCCCCTGGCGGGAGTGGGATCTGACCTCGCGGGAAAAGCTTTTCGCCTACGCCGATCGTCACGGCATTCCGGTGCCCCGTGACAAGCGGGGCGGTACGCCCTACTCCATGGATCGCAACCTGCTGCACCTCTCCTTCGAGGGCAAGGTGCTGGAGGATCCCTGGAACGAGCCGGACGAAGAGATGTTCGTGTTGAGCGTTTCGCCCGAAAAGGCGCCGGACAAGGCCCGCTATCTGGAGATCACCTTCCGGGGCGGCGATCCGGTGGCCCTGGATGGCGAGGTGATGTCGGCGGCGACTCTCTTGACCCAGCTCAACCGGTTGGGGGGTGAAAACGGTATCGGACGCCTCGATCTGGTGGAAAACCGCTATGTGGGCATGAAATCCCGTGGCGTGTACGAAACGCCGGGCGGCACTATTCTGGGCGTGGCCCATCGGGCCATGGAGTCCCTCACCCTCGATCGGGAAGTGGCCCATCTCAAGGACGAACTGGCGCCGCGCTACGCCACGTTGATCTACAACGGCTACTGGTTCAGCCCGGAACGCAAGTTGTTGCAAACCCTCATCGATGCCTCCCAGAGCGTGGTCAACGGCGTGGTGCGGGTCAAACTCTACAAGGGCAGCGTGACCGTGGTGGGGCGCAAATCCGAAAACAGCCTCTTCGACGCCAACATCGCCACCTTCGAGGACGATCAGGGGGCTTACAATCAACGCGACGCCGGGGGCTTCATCAAGCTCAATGCGTTGCGCATGCGCATTGCCGCCATGCTGGGGCGGACGTGA
- the argF gene encoding ornithine carbamoyltransferase, whose translation MRAHLRHLLTLEEISTGELEDILRRTAKLKRLQRKGRVVKTLEGRTLAMIFEKNSTRTRVSFEAGMFQMGGHALFLSSRDLQLGRGESIADSARVLSRYVDAIMIRTYSHAIVEELALHATVPVINGLSDDYHPCQVLADLFTYREKRGSLKGKRVAWVGDGNNMAYSWAMAAARVGFRLVMACPAGYEPQPHFLEKAQCLAGAPASTRIEVLRDPRDAVRGADLVVTDTWTSMGQEKERAVRLQAFAGYCVDESLMALAAPDALFMHCLPAHRGEEASDAVLDGPQSVVWDEAENRLHVQKAILEWLILGNAKGK comes from the coding sequence ATGCGGGCACATCTGCGTCACCTGTTGACCTTGGAAGAGATCTCCACCGGAGAGCTGGAGGACATTCTGCGCCGCACGGCGAAGCTGAAACGCCTGCAGCGCAAGGGGCGCGTGGTCAAGACCCTGGAAGGGCGAACCCTGGCCATGATCTTCGAGAAGAACTCCACCCGCACCCGCGTCTCTTTCGAAGCGGGCATGTTTCAAATGGGAGGACACGCTCTGTTCCTGTCGAGCCGTGACCTGCAGCTCGGGCGTGGCGAAAGCATCGCCGACAGCGCCCGGGTCCTCTCCCGGTATGTCGATGCCATCATGATCCGCACCTATTCCCACGCCATCGTGGAAGAGTTGGCCCTTCATGCCACCGTGCCGGTCATCAACGGGCTTTCCGACGATTATCATCCCTGCCAGGTTCTGGCGGATCTCTTCACCTATCGGGAAAAGCGGGGTTCCCTGAAGGGGAAGCGGGTTGCCTGGGTGGGGGACGGCAACAATATGGCCTACTCCTGGGCCATGGCGGCGGCTCGCGTCGGTTTTCGACTGGTCATGGCCTGTCCGGCGGGGTATGAACCCCAGCCGCATTTCCTGGAAAAAGCCCAATGTCTGGCAGGGGCTCCCGCCTCGACCCGCATCGAGGTGTTGCGTGATCCCCGGGATGCGGTGCGGGGCGCGGATCTGGTGGTGACCGATACCTGGACCTCGATGGGGCAGGAAAAGGAGCGCGCCGTGCGTCTGCAGGCCTTTGCCGGCTATTGCGTGGACGAGTCCCTCATGGCGTTGGCGGCCCCCGATGCGCTGTTCATGCATTGCCTGCCCGCCCACCGTGGCGAAGAGGCCAGCGACGCCGTGCTGGACGGCCCGCAGTCCGTGGTCTGGGACGAGGCGGAAAACCGGCTGCATGTGCAAAAGGCCATTCTGGAATGGTTGATTTTGGGTAATGCGAAGGGAAAGTAG
- a CDS encoding DsrE/DsrF/DrsH-like family protein produces the protein MSKRLAIIATKGTLDMAYPPLILATTAAALDYEVYIFWTFYGLQVLKKERDLKISPLGNPAMPMPVPMPVLVQALPGMEAMATTMMKQKMARKGVASIQDLLDMAIESEVKMIACQMTVDLFDFKHSDLIDGLEFAGAARFFEVAHGADITLFI, from the coding sequence ATGTCCAAGCGTCTGGCCATCATCGCCACCAAGGGCACCCTGGATATGGCCTATCCGCCCTTGATTCTGGCCACTACCGCAGCGGCACTCGACTACGAGGTCTATATCTTCTGGACCTTTTACGGGTTGCAGGTGCTGAAGAAGGAGCGGGATCTCAAAATCTCCCCTCTGGGCAATCCCGCCATGCCCATGCCGGTTCCCATGCCGGTGCTGGTGCAGGCGCTGCCCGGAATGGAGGCCATGGCCACCACCATGATGAAACAGAAGATGGCCCGGAAAGGTGTGGCCAGCATTCAGGATCTGCTGGACATGGCCATCGAGTCGGAGGTCAAGATGATCGCCTGTCAGATGACGGTGGATCTCTTCGACTTCAAACATTCGGACCTGATCGACGGTCTGGAATTTGCCGGTGCGGCGCGGTTTTTCGAAGTGGCTCACGGAGCCGATATCACTCTCTTCATCTGA
- a CDS encoding sulfurtransferase TusA family protein — translation MADKTLDAKGLNCPLPILRAKKALKEMEAGQILAVEATDPGSAKDFESFCAQTGNQMVKASEASGVYYYEIRKS, via the coding sequence ATGGCTGACAAGACACTGGATGCCAAAGGTCTGAACTGCCCTCTGCCCATTCTGCGGGCGAAGAAGGCACTCAAAGAGATGGAAGCCGGCCAGATTCTGGCGGTGGAAGCAACGGATCCCGGTTCGGCCAAGGATTTCGAATCCTTCTGCGCCCAAACCGGCAACCAAATGGTGAAGGCTTCGGAAGCGAGCGGAGTCTACTACTACGAAATCCGCAAATCCTAG
- a CDS encoding aspartate aminotransferase family protein has translation MSEPFGALMSNYARMPVAFVRGEGTRLWDEEGKEYLDFLAGIGVNNLGHCHPKVVAAIRDQAGKVLHTSNLYRIPLQEKLARRLAETCFADQVFFCNSGAEANEAAIKLVRKYMKDHGRPGRFEIITACNSFHGRTMATLSATGQEKIQQGYDPLLPGFRHVPFGDVAALERSIGPYTAAILVEPIQGEAGINIPPEGYLEALRAIADKHSLLLVLDEVQTGMGRTGRLWCHQWGSVKPDIMTASKAIASGVPMGACLATSAVAASFTPGSHGSTFGGGPLACAAALATLEALLDDGVLDGVVLRGERLMAGLQTLKSRHKLVKEVRGRGLMAAVELNASAEDVRAIAFSRGLLVSCQMGTTLRLLPPLTVSFDEIDRAVAVLDHVLTDLF, from the coding sequence ATGAGCGAACCCTTTGGCGCCTTGATGAGTAATTACGCCCGCATGCCGGTTGCCTTCGTGCGGGGTGAGGGAACGCGCCTTTGGGACGAGGAGGGCAAGGAGTATCTCGACTTCCTGGCGGGTATCGGCGTGAACAATCTGGGCCATTGCCATCCGAAGGTGGTGGCGGCCATCCGGGACCAGGCCGGGAAGGTGCTGCACACCTCCAATCTCTATCGCATCCCCTTGCAGGAGAAGCTGGCCAGACGACTGGCCGAGACCTGTTTCGCCGATCAGGTCTTTTTCTGCAATTCCGGCGCGGAGGCCAACGAGGCGGCCATCAAGCTGGTGCGCAAATACATGAAGGATCATGGTCGTCCCGGTCGCTTCGAGATCATCACGGCCTGCAACAGCTTTCACGGACGGACCATGGCCACCCTGTCGGCCACCGGGCAGGAGAAGATCCAACAGGGGTACGATCCCCTGTTGCCCGGATTCCGTCATGTTCCCTTCGGCGATGTCGCCGCGCTGGAGCGCTCCATTGGCCCCTATACCGCCGCCATTCTGGTGGAGCCGATACAGGGTGAGGCGGGGATCAACATTCCGCCGGAGGGCTATCTGGAGGCTCTGCGGGCCATTGCCGACAAGCATTCGCTGCTGCTGGTGCTGGATGAGGTGCAGACGGGCATGGGGCGTACCGGTCGTCTGTGGTGTCATCAGTGGGGCAGCGTCAAGCCGGATATCATGACCGCGTCCAAGGCCATCGCCTCCGGCGTGCCCATGGGGGCCTGCCTGGCCACCTCCGCCGTTGCCGCCTCCTTCACCCCCGGCAGCCACGGTTCCACCTTCGGCGGCGGTCCCCTGGCCTGCGCTGCGGCGCTCGCCACCCTGGAAGCGTTGTTGGACGACGGCGTTCTGGACGGGGTGGTGTTGCGGGGTGAACGGCTCATGGCCGGTTTGCAGACCCTCAAAAGTCGGCACAAACTGGTCAAGGAGGTGCGTGGACGCGGCCTGATGGCGGCGGTGGAGTTGAACGCTTCCGCCGAGGATGTGCGGGCCATCGCCTTTTCCAGGGGATTGCTGGTCAGTTGCCAGATGGGCACCACCCTGAGGTTGCTGCCTCCCCTGACGGTCAGTTTCGACGAGATCGACCGGGCTGTTGCCGTGCTTGACCATGTATTGACGGATCTCTTTTAA